A window from Sphingopyxis alaskensis RB2256 encodes these proteins:
- a CDS encoding AI-2E family transporter, which produces MRPPRNNPLRQIEIDDFRRDRLLAALALILGASFCLGLPFALQAGAEFFLPLTAAIVIAIALVPLLEWLERRGVPSALAAFLSLAAFLAIINAALAIIVVPATGWFARLPESIPRIQSNLAPLIDFYATLQRFVDRTLMSVASGSEATAQAVAATAPTSVVDYFISSAPAAAIQLFFAVLVIFFFLAGWTRLRRGTIRRRGSFDGAMQTARVIQNVVDATADYLATITMINAMLGLIVALLLWALGMPSPFMWGGIVSICNFVPYLGPIVASVLLALGGLMTFDAVGLALLPALIFIGVHLVEANLITPLVLGKRLTINPLLILVSLSFWGWVWGTPGALLAVPLLLILQTVLASTGTPDLAGFLFEQGTLTTSDEVRDRLNRTQEERDG; this is translated from the coding sequence ATGCGGCCGCCGCGCAACAATCCGCTGCGCCAGATCGAGATCGACGATTTTCGCCGCGACCGGCTGCTCGCCGCGCTCGCGCTGATCCTTGGCGCCAGCTTCTGCCTTGGCTTGCCCTTTGCCTTGCAGGCAGGCGCGGAGTTTTTTCTGCCGCTCACCGCGGCGATCGTCATCGCGATCGCGCTCGTGCCGCTGCTCGAATGGCTCGAGCGGCGCGGCGTGCCGTCGGCGCTCGCCGCCTTCCTGTCGCTCGCGGCCTTCCTCGCGATCATCAACGCCGCACTGGCGATTATCGTGGTGCCCGCGACCGGCTGGTTCGCGCGGCTTCCCGAATCGATCCCGCGGATCCAGAGCAATCTGGCGCCACTGATCGATTTCTATGCGACGCTCCAGCGCTTCGTCGACCGCACGCTGATGTCGGTGGCGAGCGGGAGCGAAGCGACGGCGCAGGCGGTAGCGGCCACCGCGCCGACCTCGGTGGTGGACTATTTCATCTCCTCGGCCCCGGCCGCAGCGATCCAGCTGTTTTTCGCGGTGCTGGTGATCTTCTTCTTTCTCGCCGGCTGGACGCGGCTGCGCCGCGGCACGATTCGCCGCCGCGGCAGCTTTGACGGGGCGATGCAGACGGCGCGGGTCATCCAGAATGTCGTCGATGCGACCGCCGATTATCTGGCGACGATCACGATGATCAACGCGATGCTGGGGCTGATCGTCGCGCTGCTGCTCTGGGCGCTTGGAATGCCGTCGCCCTTCATGTGGGGCGGAATCGTCAGTATCTGCAATTTCGTGCCCTATCTGGGGCCGATCGTCGCGTCGGTACTGCTTGCGCTCGGCGGGCTGATGACGTTCGACGCGGTGGGGCTGGCACTGCTGCCCGCGCTGATCTTCATCGGTGTGCATCTGGTCGAGGCGAATCTGATCACCCCGCTGGTGCTCGGCAAGCGGCTGACGATCAATCCGCTGCTCATCCTCGTTTCCTTGAGCTTCTGGGGCTGGGTGTGGGGAACGCCCGGCGCGCTGCTCGCGGTGCCCCTGCTGCTCATCCTCCAGACCGTGCTTGCCTCGACAGGAACGCCCGATCTGGCGGGATTTCTGTTCGAACAGGGGACGCTGACAACCAGTGACGAGGTGCGCGACCGATTAAATCGCACACAGGAGGAACGCGACGGTTGA
- a CDS encoding DUF11 domain-containing protein — translation MMIAPVGGAKHRLLPSCSFIALLAALALPMQANAAGTRAGSTISNTASASFDTGGGPTTIDSNRVDLLVDELLDVTVDSGNPADVPTTPGATGQVLTFSVTNNGNGVEDFALSTVANAGGDDYDPAVTQVYLDNGDGLFDAGTDTLYIAGVNDPTLDPDESTTVFVVTTTPGAVVDGNRGIVSLAAAAKTGTGAPGDSFAGQGEGGGDAVVGSTGADGEDAGAFVVSAATVTLVKSASITNPLGTADPIPGATITYTIVATVAGSGSVNGLAITDNIPADTSYIPGSITLGGSGLTDAADADAGDFNGTRINVALGTVAGGQTRTVTFQTLID, via the coding sequence ATGATGATAGCGCCTGTGGGGGGCGCGAAGCATCGGCTTCTTCCCTCTTGTTCATTCATCGCGCTGCTCGCCGCGCTTGCGCTGCCGATGCAGGCAAACGCCGCCGGAACGCGCGCCGGGTCGACGATCAGCAATACCGCGTCCGCCAGTTTCGATACCGGCGGTGGGCCGACGACGATCGACTCGAACCGCGTTGACCTGCTCGTCGACGAACTGCTCGACGTCACCGTCGATTCGGGCAATCCCGCCGACGTGCCGACCACGCCGGGCGCCACCGGACAGGTGCTGACCTTCTCGGTCACCAACAATGGCAATGGCGTTGAGGATTTCGCGCTGAGCACGGTCGCGAATGCGGGCGGCGACGATTACGACCCGGCAGTAACGCAGGTCTATCTCGACAATGGCGACGGTCTGTTCGATGCCGGAACCGACACGCTCTATATCGCGGGCGTCAACGATCCGACGCTCGATCCCGACGAGAGCACCACGGTGTTCGTCGTGACGACGACGCCCGGCGCGGTCGTCGACGGCAATCGCGGCATCGTCAGCCTCGCCGCGGCGGCAAAGACGGGAACCGGCGCGCCCGGCGACAGTTTTGCCGGTCAGGGCGAAGGCGGCGGCGACGCCGTCGTCGGTTCGACCGGCGCCGATGGCGAAGATGCCGGCGCCTTCGTCGTTTCGGCCGCGACGGTCACGCTCGTCAAATCGGCCAGCATCACCAATCCGCTCGGCACCGCCGACCCGATCCCCGGGGCGACGATCACTTATACGATCGTCGCCACCGTTGCGGGCAGCGGTTCGGTGAACGGGCTCGCAATCACCGACAATATCCCCGCCGACACCAGCTATATCCCCGGCTCGATCACGCTCGGCGGTAGCGGACTGACCGACGCGGCCGATGCTGATGCGGGCGATTTCAACGGCACGCGGATCAATGTCGCGCTCGGCACCGTCGCTGGCGGCCAGACGCGCACCGTCACCTTCCAGACCCTGATCGACTGA
- a CDS encoding DUF11 domain-containing protein → MRPALLLMLAAALPGPAFAANQVALDNLVFVERVSTDADGKQHILLEEPKVVIPGDRLVFVLNYRNAGAQPADKFVITNPMPAAVRFADAGDTQPLVSVDGGTQWGRLGELSVAMPDGTRRAAQPADVTHIRWAFQKPIPAGATGKLMFRGIVK, encoded by the coding sequence ATGCGCCCCGCCCTCCTGCTTATGCTCGCAGCCGCGCTTCCCGGTCCGGCCTTTGCCGCCAATCAGGTTGCGCTCGACAATCTTGTTTTCGTCGAGCGTGTATCCACCGACGCGGATGGCAAGCAGCACATCCTGCTCGAAGAACCGAAGGTCGTCATTCCCGGCGACCGGCTCGTCTTCGTGCTCAATTATCGTAATGCCGGCGCACAGCCCGCCGACAAGTTCGTGATTACCAATCCGATGCCCGCCGCGGTCCGTTTCGCCGATGCCGGCGACACGCAGCCTTTGGTTTCGGTCGATGGTGGCACACAGTGGGGACGGCTTGGCGAGCTTTCGGTCGCTATGCCCGACGGCACGCGCCGCGCCGCGCAACCCGCCGACGTCACGCATATCCGCTGGGCCTTTCAAAAGCCGATTCCGGCGGGCGCCACGGGCAAGCTCATGTTTCGGGGAATCGTCAAATAG
- a CDS encoding DUF11 domain-containing protein — MTSKLNTVGFIGLAAISSLAATSALAAGTTAGTTITNTATVDFQVGGVAQVQQSASDNFTVDRKINLLVEEVGTVTTNVVPGQTNAVTTFQLTNSSNEVLDFALVASQIAGGTAAHGGTDSFDATNVRIYRDNISSGTVGSWDAADTLISGYIDELVVDTAIRLFVVADIPAALANNAVAGVTLRATAREGGTAGSQGAAITETTGANTAGKDTVFADTAGVTGDAGRDGSHSDNDDYTVQTATLTVTKTSRVISDPFNNTTNPKLIPGAVVEYCIAVANSGSADATSVAINDPVPGQLSFSAGTIRLGGTVTAGTCNADGAVGGSYSAPNVSGTIATIAAGATRTLVFRATVN, encoded by the coding sequence ATGACCAGCAAGCTGAACACCGTGGGTTTCATCGGTCTGGCGGCGATATCGAGTCTCGCCGCCACGTCGGCACTTGCTGCCGGCACGACCGCAGGAACCACGATCACCAATACTGCCACTGTCGATTTTCAGGTCGGTGGCGTCGCCCAGGTGCAACAATCCGCGTCGGATAATTTCACCGTCGACCGCAAGATCAACCTGCTCGTCGAAGAAGTCGGCACCGTCACCACCAATGTTGTTCCGGGCCAGACCAACGCCGTGACGACGTTTCAGCTCACCAACAGCTCGAACGAAGTGCTCGATTTCGCGCTCGTTGCCTCGCAGATCGCGGGCGGCACTGCCGCGCATGGCGGCACCGACAGCTTCGATGCCACCAATGTTCGTATCTATCGCGACAACATATCATCGGGAACGGTCGGCAGTTGGGACGCGGCCGACACGCTGATTTCGGGCTATATCGACGAACTCGTTGTCGATACCGCGATCCGGCTGTTCGTCGTCGCCGACATTCCGGCGGCGCTTGCCAACAATGCCGTCGCCGGGGTGACGCTTCGCGCCACCGCGCGCGAGGGCGGCACCGCGGGCAGCCAGGGCGCGGCGATCACCGAAACCACCGGCGCAAACACCGCGGGCAAGGACACCGTCTTTGCCGACACCGCGGGCGTCACGGGCGACGCCGGGCGCGACGGATCGCATAGCGACAATGACGATTATACGGTGCAGACGGCGACCCTGACGGTCACCAAGACCAGCCGCGTCATCTCTGACCCGTTCAACAATACGACCAATCCGAAACTGATTCCGGGCGCCGTTGTCGAATACTGCATCGCGGTGGCCAATTCGGGCAGCGCCGACGCGACCTCGGTCGCGATCAACGATCCCGTGCCGGGACAGCTGAGCTTCAGCGCCGGAACGATCCGGCTGGGCGGCACCGTCACTGCGGGCACATGCAACGCCGACGGCGCCGTGGGCGGCAGCTATTCGGCGCCCAACGTGTCGGGGACGATCGCGACGATCGCGGCCGGGGCGACGCGCACCCTCGTTTTCCGCGCCACGGTCAACTGA